From the Lathyrus oleraceus cultivar Zhongwan6 chromosome 4, CAAS_Psat_ZW6_1.0, whole genome shotgun sequence genome, one window contains:
- the LOC127074172 gene encoding protein arginine N-methyltransferase 1.6, translating to MMKKLNRKVRWSLKMHFSSSFPLCELGGQKERTMSSGSSHRMFQLKLDPLTGNSEWVIIDEDSDEQTFHQPLLATTSYLDMLNDSTRNTAFRQAIEKTITKPCHVLDIGAGTGLLSMMASRAMGGKGMVTACESYLPMVKLMKKVMRVNGIEGRIKVINKRSDELTVGLDISSRADVLVSEILDSELLGEGLIPTLQHAHDNLLVENPLTVPYRATTYGQVVESTYLWRLHDLNSNEAGSYDGVQLAPPGLESVLSVKRQQYAMHCDSIGEELKPLSEPFKIFEFDFWKRPESYGETELRIKATDDGRVHAVVSWWELQLDREGTIYYSTAPGWIRSTTATTPVDWCDHWKQCVWFVPGSGISIFRGEEVHLHATHNDTSISYNLDTQVSRSEVLHHGLTPGDFQLVLPPERAAIYGDKGWRLSMLKAVENVLQGRSHSLCLVADDSVYLPLLVARLSEAPHIISSFPGLKERGLRYLQAAARANNLSPNCIKVVEKGVKKLTMHDTNQKKVDLLIAEPFYFGQDGMLPWQNLRFWKDRTTLNCILSEDAIIVPNKGILRACAIYLPDLWKSRCCLSKIEGFDHSGVNATLGACGHLPELEEGPCLPFFLWQCGEFDVLSETFDVMEFDFTKQIGQCQGKSQVNFTKTGVCHGFVLWIDWVMDSQSSVVISTGPDKRYWKQGIKLIATPRTVGPQESTNLQACCSATLEAFFDPSNGELKIILDFL from the exons ATGATGAAAAAGTTGAATAGGAAGGTTCGTTGGAGTTTGAAGATGCACTTTTCTTCTTCCTTCCCCCTATGTGAGCTTGGCGGCCAAAAAGAGAG AACCATGAGTTCAGGATCCTCGCATCGCATGTTCCAGCTCAAGCTCGACCCTTTAACCGGTAACTCTGAATGGGTCATCATCGACGAAGACAGCGACGAACAAACCTTCCACCAACCTCTTCTCGCCACTACGTCGTATTTGGACATGCTCAACGATTCCACCAGAAACACTGCATTTCGACAAGCCATTGAAAAAACCATCACCAAACCTTGCCACGTTCTCGATATCGG TGCTGGAACTGGGTTGCTTTCGATGATGGCTTCGCGAGCTATGGGCGGGAAAGGAATGGTTACAGCATGTGAGTCCTATCTTCCTATGGTGAAGTTGATGAAGAAGGTTATGCGGGTTAATGGGATAGAAGGAAGAATCAAAGTTATCAACAAGCGTTCTGATGAACTCACTGTTGGTCTTGATATATCTTCACGTGCTGATGTTCTT GTGAGCGAGATATTAGATTCAGAATTATTGGGCGAGGGGCTTATACCAACCCTACAACATGCACATGACAATTTGTTGGTGGAAAACCCTCTGACCGTACCTTATCGAGCAACTACATATGGGCAG GTAGTTGAAAGCACGTACTTATGGCGATTGCATGATTTGAATAGCAATGAGGCTGGTTCATACGATGGCGTTCAACTTGCCCCTCCTGGACTTGAAAGTGTTTTAAGTGTAAAAAGGCAGCAATATGCCATGCATTGTGATTCAATAGGAGAAGAACTGAAACCG CTTTCAGAACCCTTCAAAATTTTTGAATTTGACTTTTGGAAACGGCCAGAGAGTTATGGAGAAACTGAGCTGCGCATAAAGGCAACTGATGATGGCAGAGTTCATGCTGTTGTCTCTTG GTGGGAACTTCAACTTGATCGTGAAGGGACGATTTATTATTCCACTGCTCCTGGGTGGATAAGATCAACAACAGCTACAA CTCCTGTTGATTGGTGTGACCACTGGAAACAGTGTGTTTGGTTTGTTCCAGGAAGCGGTATATCAATATTCAGAGGGGAAGAAGTTCATTTACACGCTACTCATAATGATACCAGTATCTCATATAATTTAGATACCCAAGTGTCAAGATCTGAGGTTTTGCATCATGGATTAACTCCTGGAGATTTTCAGCTCGTACTTCCGCCAGAAAGAGCTGCAATCTATGGAGACAAAGGATGGAGGCTTTCAATGTTGAAAGCAGTAGAGAATGTG TTGCAGGGAAGAAGTCACTCATTATGCTTGGTAGCAGATGATAGTGTGTATTTACCTCTTCTTGTGGCAAGGCTTTCAGAAGCACCTCATATAATATCATCTTTTCCGGGGTTGAAGGAAAGGGGACTCCGATATTTGCAAGCTGCTGCCCGTGCAAATAATCTGTCACCTAATTGCATAAAAGTGGTTGAAAAAGGGGTGAAGAAGTTAACCATGCATGATACAAATCAGAAAAAG GTTGACCTGTTAATAGCAGAACCTTTCTATTTTGGACAAGATGGCATGCTTCCATGGCAGAACCTGCGGTTTTG GAAGGACCGTACAACACTCAATTGTATCCTCTCCGAAGATGCTATAATAGTTCCCAATAAAGGAATTTTGAGGGCTTGTGCCATCTATCTTCCT GATCTTTGGAAAAGTCGTTGCTGCTTAAGTAAGATAGAAGGTTTTGACCATTCTGGGGTAAACGCTACATTAGGAGCGTGCGGTCATCTACCTGAATTGGAAGAGGGTCCTTGTCTACCTTTTTTCCTTTGGCAGTGTGGAGAATTTGAT GTGCTTAGTGAAACATTTGATGTGATGGAGTTCGATTTCACAAAACAAATAGGCCAATGTCAAGGAAAATCCCAG GTTAATTTCACTAAGACTGGAGTATGTCATGGGTTTGTATTGTGGATTGACTGGGTGATGGATTCGCAGAGTTCTGTTGTCATATCAACCGGTCCAG ATAAAAGATATTGGAAACAGGGAATAAAGCTTATTGCAACACCTAGAACTGTAGGACCCCAAGAATCGACCAATCTCCAGGCATGCTGTTCTGCAACTCTTGAAGCATTTTTTGATCCATCAAATGGGGAACTCAAAATTATACTTGATTTTTTATGA